The region GTGCAAATGCCAGCGGATTACAAGGTAGTTTTAGTTTATCAAATTCAATTTCAGTATTTAGAAGCCCTCAACCAGATGGAGGTATGTTAGCAGGTGGTGATTTTACGTTTTGTGTAGACGGAACAGCAGATATGGTTTCTGGTATTTCGCTATCAGGTAATGTAGGTGCAAATAGTACATATGTTATTACAGATGATGCTGGCAATATTTTAGGGTTACCACCAACAATAGCAGATGTTGAAGGCGTCGATTTTGATGGAGCTGGAGCAGGAACTTGTTTAATTTGGCACTTATCGTATGAAGATGGATTACAAGGTGCTATGATGGGAGCTAATGCAAACGATTTACAAGGATTTTTTGACTTATCAAACCCAATTACTGTAGTTAGAAACCAGCCTAATGCTGGAATGATTTCTGGAGGACCATTTAATTTTACTGTAGACGGGACACCAGATATGGTTAGTGGTATTACGCTTGATGGTACTGCTACAGGTACTAATGCCACATGGGTTATTACAGATGACGCAGGAAATATTCTAGGGTTACCACCAACATTAGCGGATGTTGAAGGTGTTAATTTTGATGGTGCAGGAGCTGGAACTTGTTTAATTTGGTATTTACGCTACGAAGATGGATTACAAGGTGCTATGATGGGTGCAAATGCTAATAACCTATCAGGTTGTTTTTCATTATCAAATTCAATAACAGTGGTTAGAAATTAATAGTATTAAAAAGAAAAAGCAATTTATTTAAGTTTGTTTTTTATTAGATTTGAAGCGTCTTTTGTGTCATGCAAAAGGCGCTTCATTAATTATAATAGTTATGAAAAAACCTAAGCTGACCTTTAAATATATATTGTTTGCTGTGATGTTATTATTACTAATAATACCACAAACTAGGCAAATCATACAAATACAGTTGCACAAAGGGTTAGCACTGTTTTCACCAAGTGTAGAAAGTGAATCTAATAGAAAGATTATTACTAACTATAATTGGAATTTAATAGATATTAACGGAAATAAATATAATTTCCGTCAAGCGGAAAATAAAGTCGTGTTAGTTAGTTTTTGGGCAACCTGGTGTCCACCTTGTATAGCAGAACTGCCAAGTCTTCAAAAGTTATATGAAGACTACAAAGATAAAATTGAATTTGTATTTATTTCTAACGAAAAACCAGAAAAACTTTACCAATTTTCGGTACATAATGGCTATACTTTTACAATTTATAACCCATCTGAAGCCTCACCAAATAAGCTTTTCGATGTTAATAGTATTCCTAGAAATTTTTTAATTGATAAAACAGGTCAGGTAGTAATTGATAAATCTGGTGCAGCCAATTGGAATAGTGAAACGGTTAGAAATACTATAGATAAACTGTTATTATAGTGTTTTAAAAAAGGCTTTAATGAAGCTCCAAGAAAATAAAGACCACATTATGTTTAGTTCCTCTTTAAACGTCGATTCTTCATCTAAAAACCGAAACATAGTTTGTATAGAGTTCTTACTATAAAATTGTTTGAAAATCCATTCCCCTTTATGGTTTTCATCTTTTAAAACTTTTAAAAATATTTTGTCGTAAAATGCATATTTACTTTTGAATAAGTCTTTTGAAGGAACCTGATTTGATTTAAGATTACTTATTATTTGGTTGACTTTTTTTTCTGTATGCTTAAAACTGTATCCAGTACTCCCTTTAACCCAACCACCAGCTGTACCAATTTTAGTGATTTTATTTGTGTTATGTTTTTCAAAAGGATAGTTAGTCATGGGTATTTGACCCATTTCGGTTTCAATAATTTTATAGTTTTCAATCTTTAAATACTCTTGTATGTATTGTTTTAAAAAACTATCATAAACATGCTCATCAACAAGTTGTTTTGTAAAATAAGTAAACTCTACTAAAGCTTCACGCTTAGAAAACGGTAATACATAATTAAATGTTGTTTGATTACCATCCCTTAGTCGGTAATCCATCATGGTTACCGTGTCCTCTTCAAAACAATCTGTTTCAGTTTCAATAACCCAACCTTTAAAGTGTTGCGTTATAGTAATGTAATTTGGTAATTTTGATTTTGTTTCTTCAGTAATCCGACTGTCAAAAACATGATCAGCAGTATAAGTATTACTATCTGTTGTAACTGATACGGTTTTATGTTCTGAAATAGAGGTGACGTTTTCAATAATAAAATGGATGTTACCTTGCTGTTTAATTTGTGTTTTAGCTTCAGTATAAAAATCTATTGCACGTATGGTTTTATAGGTATAAGGTACAAGATTTAGATTGATTTTTTTTGTATTGAAGATAACGTTTGCCTTCTTCCATTTCTGGTAGGTTATCGCATCCCAATTTTTATTTTCGGTTTCCCAAAAACTCCAAGTCTTATCGTTTGCTGTTTTTGTAGAAGGATCAATTAAAGCGATTTGCTTATCTTTAAAATAAGAATCTTTACTTATGGCTAAAGCCAATTGTAAACCTGCTAATCCATTACCAACAATAATGTAGTCATAATGGGTGTTGGGAATCATGGATTATTTTTTGAAGTATTTGAAGGGTACAAATAACATCCCAAAATTTTCACCTTCACCTTTTCCTAAGTGTTTGTGGTGTATTTTGTGTGCACGTCTTACTCCTTTAGCGTACCAATTATTAGCATTCCTAAACATTTTGAAGCGTTGGTGTATGAAGATATCATGTACAATAAAATATGCTAAGCCATAAGCCATAATACCTAATCCTATTGGTAAACAATACCACACGCCTTCGTAGTTCCATAAATAGAAACAACTCATACTGACTACTGCGTAAAAAATAAAAAATGCATCATTACGTTCAAACCAACTATCATGATCTTTATGATGGTGATCTTTATGTAATGACCATAAAAAACCGTGCATAATATATTTATGTGTAAACCAAGCCATAAACTCCATAGCACAAAAAGTGCCCAAAAAAACTAATATCCAATATAATACTTGCATTGTCCTATAATAAATTAAGTTGATACTTAACGTAACTTCGTGTTAAAAGCTCTGCTTTTTTGTAATTAGGGACTCTGATACGAGTGTTTTTAATGTCTAAAGCAGGTGTTTTTTTAAGTTTTTTTAGTAGTTGGTTGTAATATCGATAGGCCATAAACACTCCAAATTTTGCTTCAATGGGTAGTTTTTTTATACCAATAAGACCATTATTAAAATCATTTTCAATGTCTTTAATAATGAATAATTTATCTTCCTCAGTTAAATTACAAAGATCTGTGTTAGGAAAATATGTTCTATCTAATAAATCGTGATCAGCTTTCAAATCCCTTAAAAAATTAACTTTTTGAAAAGCAGAACCTAAAGACATGGCTGTGCCTTTTAAGTCTTCGTACATAGCTTGATCACCTTTAACAAAAACTTTTAGACACATAAGGCCTACTACATCTGCAGAGCCATATATATAGTCCTTGTATTCTTGTTCGGTTTCATATTTAGATTTTGATAAATCTAGACGCATACTTTTCATAAATGCATCAACCATATGCTTATCAATATTACATTTATGATATGTGTGTTGAAAAGCATTAAGTATAGGGTTTAAGCTTATTTTATCTCTTAAAGCAAATTCTAAATCGTCTTCAAAACGTTTAAATAATTCTTTTTTATTGTAATCATGGAAGGTATCAACAATCTCATCAGCAAATCTTACAAAACCATATATGTTATAAATATCTTGTCTAATGCTGTTTGCTAGCATTTTAGTTGCTAACGAAAAAGACGTACTGTAGGACTTTGTCACCACTTTACTACAATTGTAGGATACAGAATCAAATAGTGCTTTCATTTTAATTTTGGTGGTGTTTAGTGATTAAATCTGCTACTAGTTTTCCAGAAATCAATGCTGGAGGTACACCTGGACCTGGTACTGTTAGTTGTCCTGTAAAGTAGAGATTTTTTACTTTTTTACTTTTTAGTTTTGGTCTTAAAAAAGCAGTTTGCATGAGTGTGTTGGCCATTCCGTATGCATTGCCTTTATAAGAATTATACTCCTTAATGAAGTCTTTTACACAAAAAGACTCTTTAAAGATAATATTATTTGTAACATTCTGTCCTGTTAATAGTTCAAAACGTTTAATTATTTTATCAAAATATAGTGATCTAATTTCTGGTGTGTCTTCAATTCCAGGTGCAATTGGAATTAAAAAGAAACCTGTTTCACAACCATCAGGTGCCATGCTTGAATCTGTTTCTGAAGGGAAATTCGCATAAAATAAAGGGTCATCAGGCCATTTTGGGTTGTCATAAATATCTTCTGCGTGAGTTTCAAAATTAGTATCAAAGAATAAATTATGATGCTGAATATTATCTAACTTTTTATTAAAACCAACATAAAATAGAAGGGATGACGGAGCAAAAGTCTTTTTACTCCAATATGTTTCAGAATATTGACGATATTTTTCATCTAACAACGTTTCTGAATGATGGTAATCTGCACCACTTAAAACGATATCAAATTCTAACGCTTTATTGTTAACAATAATTGATGAAGCAGACTTACCTTCAACATTAATTTTAGAAACTGAACTATTAGTTTGTATTATAACACCTAAGCTCTCTGCTAAATCTTTCATCGCTTTAATAATTTCATACATGCCACCTTTAGGGTGCCAAGTACCTAAACCAAAATCTGCGTAATTCATAAAACTGTAAAATGAAGGTGTATTACTTGGTTTAGCACCTAAAAACAAAACTGGAAACTCTAATGTAGAAATAAGTTTAGGGTTTTTAAAATGCTTTCTCACATCTCCACTTATAGTTTTAAAAAATTGGTCTACTCTAGTAATAGTGTCTTTGGTTACAAGTTCAAAAGGTGAAATGCCAGGTTTTAGAACTACTTTATTAATGGCTATATCGTAATGATCTTGAGCTTTTTTAATAAATTTTTTTAATGGTTTCGAACTACCAGACTCGATGCGTTCAAATTCAGTACAAATTTTATCTAGTGTGTCATCAATAGTTATTACATCATCTTTAAAAAAGATTTTGTAAGCTGGGGATAATTTATCTAACTGGTAATAATCTGAAGTTTTTTTACCAAAGTCAGCAAAAAATTTATCAAATATATCTGGCATCCAATACCAACTTGGTCCAATATCAAATGTAAACCCTTCTTTTTTAAATTGTCTGCATCGACCGCCTACTGTATCATTTTTTTCAAAAATCGTCACCTTATTACCTTGCTTTGCTAAATAGCAAGATGCAGAAAGTGCCGAAAAACCAGAACCAATAATAGCAATGTTTTTGCTCATACTAATTAAACGTATTGTATATTTTCAAGGACTTCTTTGGTTGATTTATAAGTCGTAATATTTGGATTGGATAAGTCTTGAATCAAAGATGTCATCCTACCAGAAATAATTAATTTATTTTTTGTGTTTTTTAGCAGCTTAGAATCAAATTCTTTCAAATAATTTACAAGGTCATCTTTTTCGGGTTTTACTGTAAAACAAGACACAAATGTTATCTCATCATATTGAGATAATAAGAATTGAAGACTATCTAAAGGAACACTTTGACCAAGGTAGATTGAGTGAGACCCTTTGTTAATTATTTCGTAGTTAGTAAATAATAGTCCAAGCTCGTGCACCTCATTATCTGGCAAATACAAAACATAAGCATTAGTGTCTTTTGTAGGTTTAGAATTATTTAATGCTTTTTCTGTATTTAATATAATCTTTTGCTTGATTAGTTCAACAATAAAATGCTCATGAGCAGGCGTAATAGTATCTGTTTGCCAAAGTAAGCCTATCTCATCAAGCAACGGAACAAACACATCATAGAAGATGTCCTTAAAAGAAAACTCGTTAATTAAATCATTGTAAGTCTTGTAAAATAAACCTTGATCAAAATTAATCATTGCTAACTTCAATAGATTAATTGTATGGTTGTTTTTGTCGTTTTCTTCGGCAATTTGCTTTACCAAAGCTGGTATCTCATCAGCATTTAAGCTTGCAATTTTAGAGATTTTATAACCATTTTTATTTAAGTAACTAATATTTAATATTTTTTGTAAGCTGGCTAAGCTGTAATATCTAATATTAGTTTCAGTTCTATTGGGTTGAAACAAATTGTAGCGCTTTTCCCAAATTCTTATGGTGTGCGCTTTGATACCTGATAAATTTTCAAGGTCTTTTATGCTAAACTTATTCTTTATATTGTTCATTGTTTAGCTAAAATAATTAAACAGAACGAATATTTACATAAAATGAAGAAACATTTTGAAATAATTAACAATTAACTTTGATTTCAAGAGAAAAATTATGAATCTCAAAACTTTGAGAAAATTTACAAGTCCAACTTTTAAATCATAATTTATAGTGCGCACGAGAAGACTCGAACTTCCACGACCAATAGTGGTCACTAGCCCCTCAAGCTAGCGCGTCTACCAATTCCGCCACGTGCGCTTTTGAAAAATAAAGATAAAAAAAAAGTTAAGCAGAAGCTTAACTTTTTGTGACCGGGCTGGGGCTCGAACCCAGGACCCTCTCCTTAAAAGGGAGATGCTCTACCAACTGAGCTACCCGGTCTTTTCCTTTTGAGGGTGCAAATATAAAACGTTTTATTAATATTACAACCCTATTTTAAATTATTTTTTTGTTTTTTTGTTTTCATTTTATCTATAATTTTAATAATCAATATTTAAGCTTAAAAATGAATTTAGTTTTAGTTGGATATATGGCGTCTGGAAAATCTACAATTGGCAAAAAATTAGCTAAAATCATGGATTATGAATTTATAGATTTGGATGAGTATATAGAAACCAAAGAAAATTTAAGTGTTTCACAAATTTTTAAAACTAAAGGAGAAATTCATTTTAGAAAATTGGAACAACTATACTTAAAAGAAATAGTATCTACTGTCAATAAATCAGTTATATCTTTGGGAGGTGGAACACCTTGTTTTTATGATACAATGACTTGGTTAAATGCATTAGAAAATATTACAACCATTTATTTGAAAACAAATCTGGATATACTTGTTAACAGGCTTTATAAAGATAATAGTAGGCCTTTAATAAGTCATATTAACTCTAAATTAGAATTAAGAGATTTTGTTGCAAAACATATTTTTGAGCGTTCCTATTTTTACAATCAAGCAAAGATTGTAATAGAATCTACAACTTCTAAGGAAGAGACAATAGACAATATTATTTTTAAGCTAATTTAAGTAAGCCTTCCAATCTTTATTATCTAAATCGACTTGGACATGCTCATTTAAAGAGGTAGACAGAGATATACCTTTATAGTCAGCTTTAACTGGAAATTTTTTATGATTTCTGTTAACTAAAACAGCAGTTTTAAATTGTTTTAATGGAGCTTCTAAAAAGTGTTTTACA is a window of Olleya sp. YS DNA encoding:
- a CDS encoding TlpA disulfide reductase family protein, producing the protein MKKPKLTFKYILFAVMLLLLIIPQTRQIIQIQLHKGLALFSPSVESESNRKIITNYNWNLIDINGNKYNFRQAENKVVLVSFWATWCPPCIAELPSLQKLYEDYKDKIEFVFISNEKPEKLYQFSVHNGYTFTIYNPSEASPNKLFDVNSIPRNFLIDKTGQVVIDKSGAANWNSETVRNTIDKLLL
- a CDS encoding lycopene cyclase family protein gives rise to the protein MIPNTHYDYIIVGNGLAGLQLALAISKDSYFKDKQIALIDPSTKTANDKTWSFWETENKNWDAITYQKWKKANVIFNTKKINLNLVPYTYKTIRAIDFYTEAKTQIKQQGNIHFIIENVTSISEHKTVSVTTDSNTYTADHVFDSRITEETKSKLPNYITITQHFKGWVIETETDCFEEDTVTMMDYRLRDGNQTTFNYVLPFSKREALVEFTYFTKQLVDEHVYDSFLKQYIQEYLKIENYKIIETEMGQIPMTNYPFEKHNTNKITKIGTAGGWVKGSTGYSFKHTEKKVNQIISNLKSNQVPSKDLFKSKYAFYDKIFLKVLKDENHKGEWIFKQFYSKNSIQTMFRFLDEESTFKEELNIMWSLFSWSFIKAFFKTL
- a CDS encoding sterol desaturase family protein codes for the protein MQVLYWILVFLGTFCAMEFMAWFTHKYIMHGFLWSLHKDHHHKDHDSWFERNDAFFIFYAVVSMSCFYLWNYEGVWYCLPIGLGIMAYGLAYFIVHDIFIHQRFKMFRNANNWYAKGVRRAHKIHHKHLGKGEGENFGMLFVPFKYFKK
- a CDS encoding phytoene/squalene synthase family protein; this encodes MKALFDSVSYNCSKVVTKSYSTSFSLATKMLANSIRQDIYNIYGFVRFADEIVDTFHDYNKKELFKRFEDDLEFALRDKISLNPILNAFQHTYHKCNIDKHMVDAFMKSMRLDLSKSKYETEQEYKDYIYGSADVVGLMCLKVFVKGDQAMYEDLKGTAMSLGSAFQKVNFLRDLKADHDLLDRTYFPNTDLCNLTEEDKLFIIKDIENDFNNGLIGIKKLPIEAKFGVFMAYRYYNQLLKKLKKTPALDIKNTRIRVPNYKKAELLTRSYVKYQLNLL
- the crtI gene encoding phytoene desaturase family protein, whose amino-acid sequence is MSKNIAIIGSGFSALSASCYLAKQGNKVTIFEKNDTVGGRCRQFKKEGFTFDIGPSWYWMPDIFDKFFADFGKKTSDYYQLDKLSPAYKIFFKDDVITIDDTLDKICTEFERIESGSSKPLKKFIKKAQDHYDIAINKVVLKPGISPFELVTKDTITRVDQFFKTISGDVRKHFKNPKLISTLEFPVLFLGAKPSNTPSFYSFMNYADFGLGTWHPKGGMYEIIKAMKDLAESLGVIIQTNSSVSKINVEGKSASSIIVNNKALEFDIVLSGADYHHSETLLDEKYRQYSETYWSKKTFAPSSLLFYVGFNKKLDNIQHHNLFFDTNFETHAEDIYDNPKWPDDPLFYANFPSETDSSMAPDGCETGFFLIPIAPGIEDTPEIRSLYFDKIIKRFELLTGQNVTNNIIFKESFCVKDFIKEYNSYKGNAYGMANTLMQTAFLRPKLKSKKVKNLYFTGQLTVPGPGVPPALISGKLVADLITKHHQN
- a CDS encoding MerR family transcriptional regulator; the encoded protein is MNNIKNKFSIKDLENLSGIKAHTIRIWEKRYNLFQPNRTETNIRYYSLASLQKILNISYLNKNGYKISKIASLNADEIPALVKQIAEENDKNNHTINLLKLAMINFDQGLFYKTYNDLINEFSFKDIFYDVFVPLLDEIGLLWQTDTITPAHEHFIVELIKQKIILNTEKALNNSKPTKDTNAYVLYLPDNEVHELGLLFTNYEIINKGSHSIYLGQSVPLDSLQFLLSQYDEITFVSCFTVKPEKDDLVNYLKEFDSKLLKNTKNKLIISGRMTSLIQDLSNPNITTYKSTKEVLENIQYV
- a CDS encoding shikimate kinase — encoded protein: MNLVLVGYMASGKSTIGKKLAKIMDYEFIDLDEYIETKENLSVSQIFKTKGEIHFRKLEQLYLKEIVSTVNKSVISLGGGTPCFYDTMTWLNALENITTIYLKTNLDILVNRLYKDNSRPLISHINSKLELRDFVAKHIFERSYFYNQAKIVIESTTSKEETIDNIIFKLI